In the genome of Bacillota bacterium LX-D, one region contains:
- a CDS encoding IS66 family insertion sequence element accessory protein TnpB, which translates to MTKEELRDFWAARVKEFKESGQSASAWCSANNVKLHQLRYWLRKEKQTSTETTLSWLPLDPSDAGFQTSLLVRVGQVAVEVKPGFDPKLLVDV; encoded by the coding sequence ATGACTAAAGAAGAACTACGAGACTTTTGGGCAGCCAGGGTAAAGGAATTTAAAGAGAGCGGCCAGAGTGCATCAGCATGGTGTTCAGCTAACAACGTAAAGCTCCATCAATTAAGGTACTGGCTTAGAAAAGAGAAACAGACATCCACTGAGACTACATTATCGTGGCTGCCATTGGATCCTAGCGATGCAGGCTTTCAAACTTCTTTGTTAGTAAGGGTAGGCCAGGTCGCTGTAGAAGTCAAGCCAGGGTTTGATCCAAAATTACTAGTAGACGTT